ACTGATTCGTCTGGCACTCGGCAGTGTTGCCGAAAGAGCAGTCATTCCGATGCAGGATTATCTCTGCCTGGGAACAGAGGCACGGATTAATGTGCCGTCCACGCTTGGAAACAACTGGAAGTGGAGACTGCAGAAAGGGCAGTTCACAGATGAACTGGCTGACAGGATCCGCGGCATCAGTGCCGTATACGGTAGACTTTAAAGAATAGGGAAAAAGCTATGGGAAAGTTAGTAAAATACCTGAGGCATTATAAACTGCAGGCGATCGTAGGCCCGCTTTTTAAGATGCTGGAGGCCAGTTTTGAGCTGATCGTGCCGATTGTGATGGCAAATATCATTGACATCGGCATCAAAACCGGAGATCAGGGATATATCTGGAAGATGTGTCTGGTGCTGGTAGGGCTGGGAGTGCTGGGACTGACCTGTTCCCTGACGGCACAGTATTTTGCGGCGAAGGCGGCGCTTGGATTTGCAACAGAACTGCGCACAGATCTGTATGCTCATATCAACCGCTTTTCCTATCAGGAACTGGATACGATCGGAACCTCGACTCTGATCACCAGGATGACGAGTGATGTGAATCAGGTGCAGAATGGGGTAAACCTGCTTCTGCGTCTGTTTTCACGTGCACCGTTTATTGTGATCGGCGCGGTCGTTATGGCATTTACGATCAGCCCGCGCCTGACTCTGATTTTTCTGGCGGCGATTCCTCTGATCGGACTGGCCATTTTTCTGGCGGTCAGGCTGACGGTTCCGATATACCGAAAGGCACAGAATATACTGGATCGTGTTGTGCTCCTGACGCGGGAAAACTATGTGGGTTCACGTGTGGTGCGGGCGTTTTCAAGACAGGATGAGGAAATCCGGCAGTTTCAGGAGACGACAGAGTACCTGAAAAAAACCCAGCTTGCGGCAGGGCGCATCTCGGCAATGATGAACCCTGCCACGTATGTGCTGGTCAATCTTGCGATCATCTGTATTCTGCTCGCCGGAAGCCGCCAGGTGTACGAGGGAGTTATCACACAGGGCGAAGTGATCGCACTGGTGAATTATATGATGCAGATCCTGCTGGCTCTTGTGGCACTGGCAAACCTGATTGTAACCGTGATGAGGGCAACTGCGAGCGCTGTACGCGTGAATGAGGTGTTTGCCTGCAGGACGACCATGACGGATACGGGGAATGAAGAACAGACCGGAAAAAAGGACAGCCCGCGGGTCGTCTTTGATCACGTGACTTTTACGTATCATCACGCGAAAGAGCCGTCGCTTACAGATATCTCATTTGCAGCGGGGCGGGGCGAGACTATCGGTATCATCGGAGGAACGGGCTCCGGGAAATCGACGCTGGTTCAGCTGATTCCGAGATTTTATGACTGTGGAGAAGGAAGAGTTCTGGTGGACGGTGTCGATGTGAAGCGGTATCCGTTTTCACAGCTCCGCAAAAAAATCGGTATCGTACCCCAGAAAACCATGCTGTTTGCAGGGACGATCCGGGAGAATCTGAGATGGGGAAAAGATGATGCCACACAGCAGGAGATGGATGAGGCCCTGACGACGGCACAGGCAAAAGAATTTGTCAGCGAAAAGCCGGAGGGACTCGATAC
The Ruminococcus gauvreauii genome window above contains:
- a CDS encoding ABC transporter ATP-binding protein, which translates into the protein MGKLVKYLRHYKLQAIVGPLFKMLEASFELIVPIVMANIIDIGIKTGDQGYIWKMCLVLVGLGVLGLTCSLTAQYFAAKAALGFATELRTDLYAHINRFSYQELDTIGTSTLITRMTSDVNQVQNGVNLLLRLFSRAPFIVIGAVVMAFTISPRLTLIFLAAIPLIGLAIFLAVRLTVPIYRKAQNILDRVVLLTRENYVGSRVVRAFSRQDEEIRQFQETTEYLKKTQLAAGRISAMMNPATYVLVNLAIICILLAGSRQVYEGVITQGEVIALVNYMMQILLALVALANLIVTVMRATASAVRVNEVFACRTTMTDTGNEEQTGKKDSPRVVFDHVTFTYHHAKEPSLTDISFAAGRGETIGIIGGTGSGKSTLVQLIPRFYDCGEGRVLVDGVDVKRYPFSQLRKKIGIVPQKTMLFAGTIRENLRWGKDDATQQEMDEALTTAQAKEFVSEKPEGLDTVVAAGGKNFSGGQRQRLTIARAFVGKPDILILDDSASALDFATDAALRAAIRRDTGDATVFLVSQRAATVKNADCILVLDDGRMVGKGTHQELLKTCEVYREICLSQFSKEEVAGL